Genomic DNA from Klebsiella variicola:
AAGCACAGGGCGCTGACGCGGCAATTGACCTTAATAATGAACTGAAAACCCGCCGTGAGAAGCTGGCCGCGCTGCGTGAGCAGGGCGTCGCTTTCCCGAACGATTTCCGTCGTGACCATACCTCTGACCAACTGCACGCTGACTTCGATGCGAAAGAAAACGAAGAGCTGGAAGCGCTGAACGTTGAAGTGGCCGTTGCTGGCCGCATGATGACCCGTCGTATTATGGGTAAAGCGTCTTTCGTTACCCTGCAGGACGTGGGCGGCCGCATTCAGCTATACGTCGCGCGTGATGACCTGGCGGAAGGCGTTTATAACGACCAGTTCAAAAAATGGGATCTTGGCGACATCATCGCCGCCCGCGGTAAGCTGTTCAAGACTAAAACCGGCGAGCTGTCCATCCACTGCACCGAGCTGCGTCTGCTGACCAAAGCCCTGCGTCCGCTGCCGGACAAATTCCACGGCCTGCAGGATCAGGAAGCGCGCTATCGTCAGCGTTACCTCGATCTGATCTCCAACGATGAATCTCGCAACACTTTCAAAGTGCGTTCGCAGATCCTGGCGGGTATTCGTCAGTTCATGGTTGGCCGCGGCTTTATGGAAGTGGAAACCCCGATGATGCAGGTGATCCCGGGCGGTGCTTCCGCGCGTCCGTTCATCACCCATCACAATGCGCTGGATCTGGACATGTACCTGCGTATCGCGCCGGAACTGTACCTCAAGCGTCTGGTGGTTGGCGGCTTCGAACGCGTCTTCGAGATCAACCGTAACTTCCGTAACGAAGGGATCTCCGTTCGTCATAACCCAGAGTTCACCATGATGGAACTCTATATGG
This window encodes:
- the lysS gene encoding lysine--tRNA ligase gives rise to the protein MSEQQAQGADAAIDLNNELKTRREKLAALREQGVAFPNDFRRDHTSDQLHADFDAKENEELEALNVEVAVAGRMMTRRIMGKASFVTLQDVGGRIQLYVARDDLAEGVYNDQFKKWDLGDIIAARGKLFKTKTGELSIHCTELRLLTKALRPLPDKFHGLQDQEARYRQRYLDLISNDESRNTFKVRSQILAGIRQFMVGRGFMEVETPMMQVIPGGASARPFITHHNALDLDMYLRIAPELYLKRLVVGGFERVFEINRNFRNEGISVRHNPEFTMMELYMAYADYKDLIELTESLFRTLAQDILGNTEVPYGDQVFDFGKPFEKLTMREAIKKYRPETEMADLDNFDSAKAIAESIGIKVEKSWGLGRIVTEIFEEVAEAHLIQPTFITEYPAEVSPLARRNDVNPEITDRFEFFIGGREIGNGFSELNDAEDQAQRFQDQVDAKAAGDDEAMFYDEDYVTALEHGLPPTAGLGIGIDRMVMLFTNSHTIRDVILFPAMRPQK